CTAAAGCCAATCTGATAAATCACCAATCCATCCACACTGGAGAGAAAAAGTATTTCTGCGAATTATGTGGACAGCAATTTGCACACAAGACCAGTCTCACCCTGCATTATAGGTACTGGTTCATATTTTCTAAGATAgctgaggaaaaaattttatatacgattacttatgatttttaaagatttcCTGTTCCTATTTACAGATGGCATACAGGTCACAAACCTTACACATGTGAAGTGTGtagtaaaagtttttcacagAATGGCAATCTGCAGGAACATATGAGAATTCACACAGGAGAAAAGCCTTACTGTTGTGATTACTGTGGTCGAAAGTTTACCACCTCCTCGCAGTTCAAACTTCACGTCAAACGACATACGGGCGAGCGTCCCTGGAAATGTGAATTTTGCGCAAAATGCTTCCTGCACAAGGATACGTGGAAGTGTCACGTCAGACGGCATAAGGGTGAACGCCCCTTCCAATGTGCCCACTGCAATCGGGGGTTTACTGAGCAGTGGGCTCTCAAAAAACATCTACGATTACACACAGGTATTCACATTATTGAAGAGCCATTTTGGTGTAGAAGGGTTGTCGAAGGTCACAAGAATCTTCAATATATAAGTAATCCGATTTTTGCCTTTATGTTGTTTAGGGGAAAAGCCATACTCATGTAATATCTGTGGTAAAGCTTTCGCTGATTGCTCGAACCTCACTAAACACAAAAAGGTACTGTGTACAATGACcattattaaaaatgataGAACGGAAttgaacatttatttttcggcaggtgcacAGAGAAAATAAAGTGGTTGATGTCGGGGAGCTTGCAGAAAATTCTCCCATCGGCGAGGTATGGCAGATATTACCTGGTGCACAACAGGGCGACGAGAATTCACTTGGAGATCAAGTGACTCAAGTTATTGGAACTGATGAGGCATCGGGTGATGGCATACAACAAATTATATATGTGTCGTATCAAGATCCAGACGATCCGAATCAGTCGAGAACATTACACTTTGGTAGGCAAAACCATAATGAAAGAGCATTTATACAATGTTTTATTTACaccaggaaaaaaataatatattctgACATCTTGCCATGCAGTTGATGCTGGAATGATGGAGAATAAGGAGGTAGCTGCAGTAGCAGGGAGCCAATCATTGCCGTCTTTGGACGTCGAAGATGAAGATGAGACAACCCAACAGCCTGTACAAGATGAAGAGAATCTCGAGCCAGATGAGAGAATTAACATGGAATTAGCCGAGTCTGACTTACAGCTGCAGGTGTGAAATGATTAAAATGATGTTCAATATGCATGGTGCGGCGTGTATGCGTGATTTTACCCCCCTTACAAACCTTTCATGTCTCAGATTACCGATGAGGAAGGAAATCCTATTCCACTTTCAATACAAGATGCACGACAATTACTGTCAGAAGGTCAGTTTGTCAGTCAATTGGGTGACTGTCAGACAATTAGAGTTCACTCAGGAGTCTTAACTCAAGAATTGGCGCAACAACTAGAAGTTGAAGATCAAGGTTCCATGCCGATCGAGGATCCAAACGAAACCGTAACAGAGGATCCAAGTAGCACCGTAGCCTTGACTTCGACAACTCACACTGACGCTGAAGACATTGTCAAGGCGTTGGAGGTATACTTTCAGTATTGTCTTCCAGTTGTgtctaattgaaaaattgatttaattgtttttgttaacaattaatttttataccagGATGAGGATACTGATGCGACAGCTGTTGCTGCCGTTAATCAGATGGAAACCGAGGAACAGACTGAAGACATAATGGATGGTGAGCAAACGATAGAATTCACAACTCAAGATGGTCAGAAAGTGCGACTTGTAACGTCCTACCACGTCGACCCAATGCAACTTGCCTCCGAATACTTGACTATTGTGTAGATGACAAAGTTCAAATTTAAGGTGccgaaaaaaatacattcgcATGCTGCAATATTAACACATTACAATGAACCTGTAAAATTGCGAGCGGTACCTTTCTACTTTATAATTATAGTGACTTgcagaaattatgaaaatcgaATCACAAGCTGATGTGTTTGGCAAGCACATTACCTCGAGTATCTAATTACAGTTTATAAGTATCCAATTGTCTATGTATAGAGTGGAAATAATGTATCAATTCTTTACCAGTGTAAGATGatagtaaataaataacgacaCGCTGACAGAAAAGTTCCATGTACTTCACAGTGTTTTATGTGACTGACAATTCCTTATTTCAACTTGAGAAATCTGATTAGGATCGGGGATGAATTATGCGTTACATGATAATTCGAAGTGCACATGAAACATCCATTTTTGGGTCAGTATTTTTAAATCAGTTTATTTGCAGATGCAAAAGattgattaatattattttgtgTTGTTTTCTGCACATTTAATTAAACCTGAAGATAAATCTAGTACTGAAATCCGACATATTCGTTAGTGCGCGTGTAGTTTTCGTTAGACTACAAAACATCGATTTTGAACAGAACTTTACCACCTGCGAAGACAGTAACAATCATCCGGTAATAATCAGTAGTATCGATGATGTTCTTAAAAATTGGCATCATCTTTATAATAACAGGCAATATAAGTAATTAGCTATGCTTGGAAAAATCAGTTTGATAAAAGAATCTGTCCTTTTTTAATCTAAAAATGGCAAGAAGTAACTCATTGCAGTAGGCAATATATCAGAAGCTAATTACTTAGGCGTCGCATTACCGTTGTgagtattaattaattagatTTATATAGCTGATTATGGTTCCAGGATTGTAATTGTAAACTTATCATGGTACGCTTGTTGACTTGGTTTCCATTTTCATGGCAGCACGCTATTTGTTTCCTAGCGTTTTCTGGATGGTGCACGccattaaaaatgaaattgctAAATTATTAAGTAGCATTACTTTCACCTGACTATTGCATCCACCTAGCCAGAAGTGGTAAGCATAAAATTCTGTGTATAATCGTACTCAATTGTGGGAATGACAGACTGAACAAACTTGAGAAATATAATTAGGTACATGTGAACGCCCAGCTCTCTCCCACCCTCCATTACTGTCTCTATGATCTTCTTCATCACCTCAGCATgcctaaaaaaatatttcatctctCAGTACAAAAACTGTGCCTGTAAAAGTAAATACATATAGGGTGCCAGCCCATGTCTAATACCTGCAAGGGTGCACAGATGCCATAGGTGGACCAGGAAGATGTGGATGAGTTTCCATTGTGACAGTTTTTTTTGCGTGGTCCTGGCTTACATCTTCATACATCTCCTCAACACTCAGTGGCTTGCGACTCTGAAAGTATCATATGTACAAAATGGTACTGTATATATCTGTAAGGTAGCAGCTTAAACTTGATTTCTCTAAAATTTAAGGATGGATGAGCCGTTTTATCTGAATCAAAATgccgaaaagaaaaatccgcCCACAAATCAGCAGTGTTATTTGTACCAATGATGGTAAACATGAATGAAACAATGTTCCTACTATAcaatagaaatgaaattcgAGTAGCGCAAGCTATGATATCAACAGGGTGGCAACacttttattgaaataaaattccctgactttccCATTGGTACACATaacgtgaaatttcaaaattgttgcACCCCACACAACTTTTAATGATCTCCAACTCGCCCCAAAAAGATACA
This is a stretch of genomic DNA from Neodiprion fabricii isolate iyNeoFabr1 chromosome 2, iyNeoFabr1.1, whole genome shotgun sequence. It encodes these proteins:
- the LOC124176114 gene encoding zinc finger and SCAN domain-containing protein 2-like isoform X2 — translated: MWKSQVEQHRKAERERLRAEREHTELEIVTPELDHFGLQAEGDHIERQIVIKIMPDGTLYTAEHEMSLQMEGLDKPRRKRGRPPKAHTEAETKENVKELKQEVGSQGEEDKQEEELEEVDGDGRRRRKRKVPKRFMEAVQGKELERIFKEEGVIDEEDDDEPGDDFDDPEERLNLPTTDGHEEIIGHLETQEGKDLGELVIVNRGRGRGRPRLRRRKTKFTCNLCGRGFLQRSRYIMHKSFHKGVKYECLECKKQFTNRDNFGLHQKTTGHTGEGIIENPEENEVRNQEPPTTEGTENAAAASPEETQDVPGEASVAEEKPREVGGKMIECELCQKQFQSKQSYEVHAKVVHQGEKPYTCNICNKTFAYHTSLKGHMLAHEANKSDKGFPCDICGKVLNHPSSVVYHKEAEHNNGRRFVCNKCGKSFKHKQLLQRHQLVHSDDRPYVCKSCGATFKTKANLINHQSIHTGEKKYFCELCGQQFAHKTSLTLHYRWHTGHKPYTCEVCSKSFSQNGNLQEHMRIHTGEKPYCCDYCGRKFTTSSQFKLHVKRHTGERPWKCEFCAKCFLHKDTWKCHVRRHKGERPFQCAHCNRGFTEQWALKKHLRLHTGEKPYSCNICGKAFADCSNLTKHKKVHRENKVVDVGELAENSPIGEVWQILPGAQQGDENSLGDQVTQVIGTDEASGDGIQQIIYVSYQDPDDPNQSRTLHFVDAGMMENKEVAAVAGSQSLPSLDVEDEDETTQQPVQDEENLEPDERINMELAESDLQLQITDEEGNPIPLSIQDARQLLSEGQFVSQLGDCQTIRVHSGVLTQELAQQLEVEDQGSMPIEDPNETVTEDPSSTVALTSTTHTDAEDIVKALEDEDTDATAVAAVNQMETEEQTEDIMDGEQTIEFTTQDGQKVRLVTSYHVDPMQLASEYLTIV